One stretch of Montipora capricornis isolate CH-2021 unplaced genomic scaffold, ASM3666992v2 scaffold_269, whole genome shotgun sequence DNA includes these proteins:
- the LOC138035152 gene encoding hyaluronan mediated motility receptor-like, whose translation MDEKCTVEVIAPKSENDVLRKTIAYLYEQHKQWNERNKGLVRLANQLHDTIQEVASLEAQNRRLEESLARAENRIAQLSLMASNGNSSQGAIVTPGVSKKILECLSRENTRLKGVIRQMTARASGDAIDLATENCDLHDVIMKLRDDRDGKRQKIQELEKILHNIQDENVDGLKHQNVRLVHKVTELLRKLEVKQVFCETIVTENETLKRTMQSSEGEKMVYVCEVKSVIGKSLAAREVMSQVWDEEGNGSNEESDNDDLEENSKTLGGEDVEKWIEKEKGLRMESDAAGLHQQVRDLQRRVEHQHDLEAEKVNALTAEIEQAKQERNALQQEKEQLQEQTNQIEQIIRDHDAEVKNLKGEVNGLRTSLSKAINAGEVLQKELDE comes from the coding sequence ATGGACGAAAAATGCACTGTTGAAGTTATCGCCCCAAAATCAGAGAACGATGTTTTACGCAAGACAATTGCGTATCTATACGAACAACATAAACAATGGAATGAACGAAACAAGGGACTCGTACGTCTCGCGAATCAATTACACGACACCATTCAAGAAGTCGCGTCTCTAGAGGCCCAAAACCGACGACTGGAAGAGAGTCTTGCTAGAGCCGAAAATAGAATCGCGCAGTTGAGTTTGATGGCAAGTAACGGAAATTCTTCTCAGGGAGCCATTGTGACGCCTGGAGTGTCAAAAAAGATCTTAGAGTGTCTCAGCCGAGAAAATACAAGGCTTAAAGGGGTCATACGGCAAATGACGGCCAGAGCTTCGGGGGACGCGATCGATTTGGCAACAGAAAATTGCGATCTACACGACGTCATCATGAAATTAAGGGATGATAGAGATGGAAAAAGGCAGAAGATACAGGAACTCGAGAAAATATTGCATAATATTCAAGACGAAAATGTAGATGGTTTAAAGCATCAAAATGTGCGTTTGGTGCACAAAGTCACAGAGCTATTGAGAAAGCTGGAGGTCAAGCAAGTATTTTGCGAAACCATCGTCACCGAAAACGAGACTCTAAAAAGAACAATGCAATCGTCAGAGGGCGAAAAGATGGTCTACGTCTGCGAGGTAAAGTCAGTAATCGGGAAATCTCTGGCAGCGCGAGAGGTCATGAGTCAAGTTTGGGACGAAGAGGGCAACGGCTCTAacgaagaaagcgacaacgatGACTTGGAAGAAAATAGCAAAACACTTGGAGGTGAAGATGTGGAAAAATGGATAGAGAAAGAGAAAGGTTTGCGAATGGAAAGCGATGCTGCCGGGTTACACCAACAGGTCCGAGACTTGCAAAGACGTGTTGAACACCAACACGATCTCGAAGCTGAAAAAGTGAATGCGCTGACGGCGGAAATCGAACAAgctaaacaagagagaaacgccctgcaacaagaaaaagaacagCTACAAGAGCAGACAAATCAGATCGAACAAATTATCAGGGACCATGACGCGGAGGTAAAAAATCTCAAAGGAGAAGTGAATGGTTTGCGTACGAGTCTTTCCAAAGCTATTAATGCGGGTGAGGTCTTACAGAAGGAATTGGATGAATAG